The Deltaproteobacteria bacterium CG2_30_66_27 genome window below encodes:
- a CDS encoding cold-shock protein: MAQGTVKWFNDAKGYGFIAQEGGPDVFVHFSAIKMDGFRSLKEGESVEFEITEGPKGPQAANVTKP; encoded by the coding sequence GTGGCACAAGGAACGGTGAAGTGGTTCAACGACGCGAAAGGGTACGGGTTCATCGCACAGGAGGGCGGTCCGGACGTGTTCGTGCATTTCAGCGCGATCAAGATGGACGGCTTCCGCTCCCTGAAGGAAGGCGAGAGCGTCGAGTTCGAGATCACCGAAGGCCCCAAGGGCCCGCAGGCCGCCAACGTCACCAAACCGTAA
- a CDS encoding preprotein translocase subunit SecG, with product MHTLIVVLHIVVSVALILVILLQTGKGSDIGAVFGGGSSQTLFGSTGPTSFLSKITAGAAIVFMLTSLFLAYFSGRAPSSSIMKGGAGAPVQSMPAPPASTPATPAVPPAK from the coding sequence ATGCACACGCTGATCGTCGTCCTGCACATCGTCGTATCCGTCGCGCTGATCCTCGTCATCCTGCTGCAGACGGGAAAGGGGTCCGACATCGGGGCGGTCTTCGGGGGCGGATCGTCGCAGACCCTGTTCGGCTCGACCGGGCCGACCAGCTTCCTGAGCAAGATCACGGCGGGGGCGGCGATCGTCTTCATGCTCACCTCCCTGTTCCTCGCCTACTTCTCCGGCAGGGCGCCCTCCAGCAGCATCATGAAGGGCGGCGCCGGCGCTCCCGTCCAGTCGATGCCGGCTCCGCCGGCAAGCACGCCCGCGACGCCGGCCGTTCCTCCAGCAAAATAA
- a CDS encoding triose-phosphate isomerase — MRVPVIAGNWKMYKTAGEAAAFVRAFLPLVSGVRGVEIVLAPPYPSIGAVAQLVKGSGVGVASQNVHFADDGAFTGEVSTRMLTAAGATHCIVGHSERRQYYAETDDAVNRKVRAALAAGLTPILCVGEMLPDREGGKTFDVVGRQIAGGLKEISAALASRIVVAYEPVWAIGTGKTATPAQAQEVHAFLRGRLKERWGGAADSVRILYGGSVKPDNIAALMANEDIDGALVGGASLSPESFAKIVTFH, encoded by the coding sequence TTGCGCGTCCCGGTGATCGCCGGCAACTGGAAGATGTACAAGACCGCGGGGGAAGCCGCGGCCTTCGTCCGGGCCTTCCTGCCGCTGGTCTCCGGTGTTCGGGGGGTCGAGATCGTCCTCGCTCCGCCGTACCCGTCGATCGGGGCGGTGGCGCAGCTCGTGAAGGGCAGCGGCGTCGGTGTGGCGTCCCAGAACGTCCACTTCGCGGACGACGGGGCGTTCACCGGCGAGGTGTCGACCCGTATGCTTACGGCGGCCGGGGCGACCCACTGCATCGTCGGCCACTCCGAGCGGCGGCAATATTACGCGGAGACGGACGACGCGGTGAACCGGAAGGTCCGTGCCGCGCTCGCCGCCGGGCTCACCCCGATCCTATGCGTGGGGGAGATGCTCCCGGACCGCGAGGGCGGGAAGACGTTCGACGTGGTCGGGCGGCAAATCGCCGGGGGATTGAAGGAAATATCCGCCGCCCTTGCTTCCCGCATCGTCGTGGCCTATGAGCCCGTCTGGGCGATCGGGACGGGAAAGACGGCGACGCCGGCCCAGGCGCAGGAGGTTCACGCGTTCCTGCGGGGACGGTTGAAGGAGCGATGGGGGGGGGCGGCCGATTCCGTGCGGATCCTCTATGGCGGCTCCGTCAAGCCGGACAACATCGCAGCCCTGATGGCGAACGAAGACATCGACGGCGCGCTGGTGGGGGGCGCAAGTCTTTCCCCCGAGTCGTTCGCGAAGATCGTGACGTTCCACTAA
- a CDS encoding type I glyceraldehyde-3-phosphate dehydrogenase, which produces MAVKVGINGFGRIGRNFFRAAYKDPSLQIVAVNDITDAKTLGHLLKYDSVHGRFEASVEVKENAIVVNGKEIRVLACKDPAELPWGKLGVEIVIESTGRFTDRDGAGKHLAAGAKRVIISAPAKGEDATFVMGVNEKTFDPAKHFILSNASCTTNCLAPVAKVLLDRFGIERGLMTTIHAYTNDQKILDLPHKDLRRARAAGVSMIPTTTGAAKAVALVIPELKGKLDGMAIRVPTPNVSLVDLTAELTRSATAEEINAAMKKASEGPMKGILQYVDEPLVSIDFNHDPASSSFDALSTKSLGGKFVKVLSWYDNEWGYSCRLVDLAKYVSKAN; this is translated from the coding sequence ATGGCCGTCAAAGTCGGCATCAACGGATTCGGGCGGATCGGCCGCAACTTCTTCCGCGCCGCGTACAAGGATCCCTCGCTCCAGATCGTGGCCGTGAACGACATCACCGACGCGAAGACCCTGGGCCACCTCCTGAAGTATGACTCGGTGCACGGCCGCTTCGAGGCGTCCGTAGAGGTGAAGGAAAACGCCATCGTGGTGAACGGCAAGGAGATCCGGGTCCTCGCGTGCAAGGACCCCGCCGAGCTACCGTGGGGGAAGCTGGGGGTCGAGATCGTCATCGAGTCCACCGGCAGGTTCACGGACCGGGACGGCGCGGGGAAGCATCTCGCCGCCGGCGCGAAGCGCGTGATCATCTCCGCCCCGGCGAAGGGGGAGGACGCGACCTTCGTCATGGGCGTGAACGAGAAGACGTTCGACCCGGCGAAGCATTTCATCCTCTCCAACGCCTCCTGCACCACGAACTGCCTCGCCCCGGTCGCCAAGGTGCTGCTCGACCGCTTCGGGATCGAGCGCGGTCTGATGACCACGATCCACGCCTACACGAACGACCAGAAGATCCTCGACCTGCCGCACAAGGACCTGCGCCGGGCGCGGGCGGCGGGGGTGTCGATGATCCCGACGACCACGGGCGCCGCCAAGGCCGTCGCGCTCGTCATCCCCGAGCTGAAGGGAAAACTCGACGGGATGGCGATCCGCGTCCCCACCCCGAACGTGTCCCTGGTGGACCTGACGGCGGAGCTGACCAGGAGCGCCACGGCGGAAGAGATCAACGCGGCGATGAAAAAGGCGTCCGAGGGGCCCATGAAGGGGATCCTCCAGTACGTCGACGAGCCGCTCGTCTCGATCGACTTCAACCACGACCCGGCCTCGTCCTCCTTCGACGCCCTCTCCACCAAGTCGCTCGGCGGAAAGTTCGTGAAGGTGCTCTCCTGGTACGACAACGAGTGGGGGTACTCCTGCCGACTGGTCGACCTGGCGAAATACGTCTCCAAGGCGAATTAA
- a CDS encoding D-glycerate dehydrogenase: protein MERRTIVVTRRLPGVPWDDLAVRFRAGDPPGEGTMPREAFLARARGASGILCTLADRVDEELMEAAGPSLSVVSNFAVGVNNVDVAGATRRGIRVCNTPDVLTDATADLGFALLLSAARKVSDADRFVRAGSWTGWDPWGLLGVPVAGKTLGIVGMGKIGSAVARRSRGFSMKVLYHNRRRIPPSKEAELGASYRDLDALLEESDFVVLCVPLTPETRGLLSAERLGRMKRTAVLVNIARGKVVDEEAVATALAEGRLFGAGLDVFEKEPRIHPKLLSAPSAVLLPHLGSATGETREAMGRLATENLLAVLEGREPPCPVN, encoded by the coding sequence GTGGAGCGGCGGACGATCGTGGTGACGCGGCGCCTGCCGGGGGTGCCGTGGGACGACCTGGCGGTGCGGTTCCGGGCGGGGGATCCTCCGGGGGAGGGGACGATGCCCCGGGAGGCGTTCCTTGCCCGCGCCCGGGGGGCGTCGGGGATCCTCTGCACGCTGGCGGACCGGGTCGACGAGGAACTGATGGAAGCGGCCGGGCCCTCCCTTTCCGTCGTGTCGAACTTCGCAGTGGGGGTGAACAACGTCGACGTGGCCGGGGCGACCCGGCGCGGGATCCGGGTCTGCAACACGCCGGACGTCCTGACGGACGCGACGGCCGACCTCGGGTTCGCCCTGCTCCTTTCCGCGGCGAGAAAGGTGTCGGACGCCGACCGGTTCGTCCGCGCGGGGAGTTGGACCGGGTGGGACCCTTGGGGGCTCCTCGGGGTACCGGTCGCCGGGAAAACGCTGGGGATCGTCGGGATGGGGAAGATCGGCTCCGCGGTGGCTCGCCGGTCCCGCGGTTTCTCGATGAAGGTCCTCTACCATAACCGCCGCCGGATTCCCCCGTCGAAGGAGGCCGAACTCGGGGCGTCGTACCGCGATCTCGACGCGCTGCTCGAGGAAAGCGACTTCGTCGTGCTGTGCGTCCCCCTCACCCCGGAGACCCGGGGGCTGCTCTCCGCGGAGCGCCTCGGCAGGATGAAGCGGACGGCGGTCCTGGTGAACATCGCCCGGGGAAAGGTGGTGGACGAGGAGGCGGTGGCGACGGCGCTGGCCGAGGGGCGGCTGTTCGGGGCGGGGCTCGACGTGTTCGAGAAGGAGCCGCGGATTCACCCGAAGCTGCTGTCGGCCCCTTCGGCGGTGCTTCTGCCGCACCTCGGGAGCGCGACCGGGGAGACGCGGGAGGCGATGGGACGCCTGGCGACGGAGAACCTGCTCGCCGTGCTCGAAGGGCGGGAGCCGCCGTGCCCCGTCAATTGA
- a CDS encoding 8-amino-7-oxononanoate synthase yields MEDWKAFLEERERRQLLRRLVPSSDRAPALAARDGREYVDFSSNDYLGLSSHPALVAAAREALDRYGVGSGASRLMSGDLAIHHELEDSVAVFKGSEAALVFNSGYQANTGIIPALFGRRDAVFADQLCHASQLDGAILSRARLLRFRHNDPEHLDRMLVKHRGAFERALVTTESVFSMDGDLAPLTDLLAASRRHRCLLMVDEAHATGVFGPQGRGCVEAEGLAGQVDLVMGTFSKALGGFGAYLAASRTVIDTLVNTARSFIYSTALPPPVIAADLAALRLCLSGETRGEELLRRAGAFRGALRAKGWTVGGESQIVPVVVGESALAVSLSKSLARDGFLALPVRPPTVPEGSARLRFSLTTAHTDRQVAAVVEALGAA; encoded by the coding sequence ATGGAAGACTGGAAGGCTTTTCTCGAAGAACGGGAGCGGCGGCAGCTGCTGCGGCGGCTCGTCCCATCGTCCGACCGCGCCCCCGCCCTTGCCGCGCGGGACGGCCGGGAGTACGTCGACTTCTCCTCCAACGACTACCTCGGGCTGTCGTCCCACCCCGCGCTGGTCGCGGCGGCGCGGGAGGCGCTCGACCGGTACGGCGTCGGGTCCGGAGCGTCCCGCCTGATGAGCGGGGACCTGGCGATCCACCACGAGCTCGAGGACAGCGTGGCGGTGTTCAAGGGGAGCGAGGCGGCGCTGGTCTTCAACTCCGGCTACCAGGCGAACACGGGAATCATCCCCGCACTCTTCGGGCGCCGGGATGCCGTCTTCGCCGACCAGCTTTGCCACGCCAGCCAGCTCGACGGCGCGATTCTCTCCCGCGCGAGGCTCCTGCGCTTCCGGCACAACGACCCGGAGCACCTCGACCGGATGTTAGTGAAGCACCGGGGGGCGTTCGAACGGGCGCTGGTGACGACGGAGAGCGTCTTCAGCATGGACGGGGACCTCGCCCCCCTCACCGACCTTCTTGCCGCTTCCCGCCGGCACCGTTGCCTGCTGATGGTGGACGAGGCCCACGCCACGGGCGTGTTCGGGCCGCAGGGGCGCGGGTGCGTCGAGGCCGAGGGGCTCGCAGGGCAGGTCGACCTCGTGATGGGAACGTTCAGCAAGGCGCTCGGGGGGTTCGGGGCGTACCTTGCGGCGTCGCGGACGGTGATCGACACCCTGGTCAACACGGCCCGCAGCTTCATCTACTCCACCGCGCTTCCGCCCCCGGTGATCGCCGCCGACCTCGCCGCCCTCCGGCTCTGTCTGTCCGGGGAGACGCGGGGGGAGGAGCTTCTGCGCCGGGCCGGCGCGTTCCGGGGTGCGCTTCGCGCGAAGGGGTGGACCGTCGGCGGGGAGAGCCAGATCGTCCCCGTCGTCGTGGGCGAGAGCGCCCTCGCCGTCTCCCTTTCGAAGTCGCTCGCGCGCGACGGGTTCCTCGCGCTGCCGGTCCGTCCGCCCACGGTCCCCGAAGGGTCGGCCCGCCTGCGCTTCTCACTGACCACCGCGCACACCGACCGGCAGGTCGCCGCCGTCGTGGAGGCCCTCGGTGCGGCGTGA
- a CDS encoding dethiobiotin synthase codes for MKGVFITGTGTGIGKTVVCGLLAGFLRARGMRVTTQKWVETGVTDGPSDIDVHRRLMGDSDAGSGPLLSDRCPYRFSLPASPHLAAAREGRRVDPAVIEAAYRRLAETHDVVLVEGAGGFLVPLSEDLLTGDLVARIGLPVLVVAGNRLGCVNDTLLTVEAVRRRGISLPGIVFNRLPGEGDGTRAEVQDDNLRIVAAITGAPVLGEVPLLPDPACGAEAFASVGRAFLERWRVI; via the coding sequence GTGAAGGGGGTCTTCATCACCGGCACCGGCACCGGGATCGGGAAGACGGTGGTGTGCGGGTTGCTCGCCGGCTTCCTCCGGGCGCGGGGGATGCGCGTGACGACGCAGAAGTGGGTCGAGACGGGCGTGACGGACGGCCCGTCGGACATCGATGTCCACCGGCGCCTGATGGGAGACTCCGACGCCGGGTCGGGACCGCTCCTTTCGGACCGGTGCCCGTACCGGTTCTCCCTGCCTGCCTCCCCGCACCTTGCGGCGGCGCGCGAGGGGCGGCGGGTGGACCCGGCCGTGATCGAGGCGGCGTATCGCCGTCTCGCGGAGACCCACGACGTTGTCCTGGTCGAGGGGGCGGGGGGCTTCCTCGTCCCGCTCTCGGAGGACCTGTTGACCGGCGACCTCGTCGCGCGGATCGGCCTTCCCGTCCTCGTGGTGGCGGGGAACCGGCTCGGCTGCGTGAACGACACGCTGCTCACGGTGGAGGCGGTGCGCCGCCGCGGGATCTCTCTGCCGGGGATCGTCTTCAACCGCCTTCCGGGCGAAGGGGACGGAACGCGGGCGGAGGTGCAGGACGACAATCTGCGGATCGTTGCGGCGATCACGGGGGCGCCCGTCCTGGGCGAGGTTCCCCTGCTGCCCGACCCGGCTTGCGGTGCGGAGGCGTTCGCCTCCGTTGGGCGGGCGTTTCTCGAGCGGTGGAGGGTTATCTGA
- a CDS encoding adenosylmethionine--8-amino-7-oxononanoate transaminase: MDRKNWLRKDLRHNWHPYTQMSTLATEPPMLIDRAEGLFLFDAEGNRYYDAISSWWCLVHGHGHPGIREAVTRQMERLDHVLFAGATHEPAVRLASRLAAIAPEGLSRVFFSDNGSTAVEVALKMSLQCWRNLGREERTGFICLDHGYHGDTTGCMSVSGVEAFLRAFRPILFPARRVPSPYCYRCPVGKTYPECGVACVDALGDALREGGETVAAVILEPLLLGAGGMIVYPPEYLSRAAALAHEHGVHLILDEVATGFGRTGTMFACEQAGVSPDFLCLSKGLTGGTMPLAATLTTPEVYNSFLGAPDSGKTFYHGHTYTANPIGCAAALASLDLFEEEGIVDRVARLAPRLAEGVRKLAELPMVGDVRGIGMVAALELVSDKETKEPLPGTAPVFREIRREGLRRGLFLRPLGNVVYLFLPQAVTREALDDILDRFSATLRAVPL; this comes from the coding sequence ATGGACCGGAAAAACTGGCTCCGGAAGGACCTGCGGCACAACTGGCATCCGTACACGCAGATGAGTACCCTTGCGACGGAACCGCCGATGCTGATCGACCGCGCGGAGGGGCTCTTCCTCTTCGACGCCGAGGGGAACCGGTACTACGACGCGATCTCCAGCTGGTGGTGCCTCGTCCACGGGCACGGGCACCCGGGGATCCGGGAGGCGGTGACGCGTCAGATGGAGCGGCTGGACCACGTCCTGTTCGCCGGCGCCACCCACGAGCCCGCGGTGCGCCTGGCCTCGCGCCTCGCCGCGATCGCCCCGGAGGGGCTTTCGCGCGTCTTCTTCTCGGACAACGGCTCCACGGCGGTCGAGGTGGCGCTCAAGATGTCGCTGCAGTGCTGGCGCAACCTCGGGCGGGAGGAGCGGACCGGGTTCATCTGCCTCGATCACGGGTACCATGGGGACACCACCGGGTGCATGAGCGTCAGCGGCGTGGAGGCGTTCCTGCGAGCGTTCCGGCCGATCCTCTTCCCCGCGCGCCGCGTTCCCTCGCCGTACTGCTACCGGTGCCCCGTGGGAAAGACGTACCCGGAGTGCGGGGTCGCGTGCGTCGACGCCCTCGGCGACGCGCTGCGGGAAGGCGGCGAAACGGTCGCGGCGGTGATTCTCGAACCGCTGCTGCTGGGCGCGGGCGGGATGATCGTCTATCCTCCGGAATACCTTTCCCGCGCGGCGGCCCTCGCGCACGAGCACGGCGTCCACCTCATCCTCGACGAGGTGGCGACCGGGTTCGGGCGCACGGGGACGATGTTCGCCTGCGAGCAGGCCGGCGTCTCGCCGGATTTCCTCTGCCTCTCGAAAGGGTTGACGGGCGGCACGATGCCGCTGGCCGCGACGCTCACCACCCCGGAGGTGTACAACTCGTTTCTCGGAGCCCCCGACAGCGGGAAGACGTTCTACCACGGTCACACGTACACGGCGAACCCGATCGGCTGCGCGGCGGCGCTCGCCTCCCTCGACCTGTTCGAGGAAGAGGGGATCGTCGACCGCGTCGCGCGACTCGCACCCCGTCTCGCGGAAGGGGTGCGGAAACTCGCTGAACTGCCGATGGTGGGGGACGTGCGCGGGATCGGGATGGTGGCGGCGCTCGAGCTGGTTTCGGACAAGGAGACGAAGGAGCCGCTGCCGGGGACCGCGCCGGTCTTCCGCGAGATCCGCCGCGAGGGGCTGCGCCGCGGGCTCTTCCTGCGCCCGCTCGGGAACGTCGTCTACCTCTTCCTGCCCCAGGCGGTCACCCGTGAAGCGCTGGACGATATTCTCGACCGCTTCAGCGCGACCCTGCGCGCGGTCCCGCTTTAG
- a CDS encoding radical SAM protein gives MFFDTHAHLDLSPLCEAEEAVVRRARDAGVTRIATVGIDPESAERAVSIAHRHTGVYAVVGLHPHDAGRLSDTLLERLEALSRCDKVVAIGETGLDFYRDRAPRDTQRAAFREQIRLARRRGLPVVVHDRDAHDEVLTILSEEGAAEVGGIIHCFSADLAMARRAIALNFLVSISGAITYKGSEQQVEAVRALPLDRLLIETDCPFLAPVPRRGKPNEPSYVPLVAAKIAAIQGVTVEDVARTTTINALRLFRIPVEEEVRVAYRIRDSLYLNITNRCTNACTFCPKRHDYHVKGHLLKLAGEPTAAEALAEVGDPARYDEIVFCGFGEPLLRLDEVKEIAAELKRHGARVRVNTDGLGNLVHGRNVLPELAGVVDALSVSLNAPDAETYARICPNRYGEASFAALLDFLREAPRFVPKVTATAVALPGLDSEAVRRLAESIPGVSFRLRAYDDLG, from the coding sequence ATGTTTTTTGATACACACGCGCACCTCGACCTTTCGCCGCTGTGCGAGGCGGAGGAGGCGGTGGTGCGTCGGGCGCGCGACGCCGGGGTCACCCGGATCGCCACGGTCGGCATCGACCCGGAGAGCGCCGAGCGGGCCGTATCGATCGCCCACCGGCACACGGGGGTCTACGCCGTCGTCGGCCTGCACCCGCACGACGCGGGGCGGCTCTCCGACACGCTCCTCGAACGCCTGGAGGCGCTCTCCCGGTGCGACAAGGTGGTGGCGATCGGGGAAACGGGGCTCGACTTCTACCGCGATCGCGCCCCTCGGGACACGCAGCGCGCCGCCTTCCGCGAACAGATCCGCCTGGCCCGCCGGCGCGGCCTCCCCGTGGTCGTCCATGACCGGGACGCGCACGACGAGGTGCTTACGATCCTCTCCGAAGAGGGCGCCGCGGAAGTCGGCGGCATCATCCACTGCTTCTCCGCCGACCTCGCGATGGCGCGCAGGGCGATCGCGTTGAACTTCCTCGTCTCCATCTCCGGGGCGATCACCTACAAGGGGTCGGAACAGCAGGTCGAGGCGGTCCGTGCGCTGCCGCTCGATCGCCTGCTGATCGAGACGGACTGCCCCTTCCTCGCGCCGGTTCCGCGCCGGGGGAAACCGAACGAGCCGTCGTATGTTCCGCTGGTGGCGGCGAAGATCGCGGCGATCCAGGGGGTCACCGTCGAGGACGTGGCGCGGACGACCACGATCAACGCCCTGCGCCTCTTCCGCATCCCCGTCGAGGAGGAGGTCCGGGTCGCCTACCGGATCCGCGACTCCCTCTACCTGAACATCACGAACCGGTGCACGAACGCCTGCACTTTCTGCCCGAAGCGGCACGACTACCACGTGAAGGGGCACCTGCTGAAATTGGCCGGAGAGCCGACCGCCGCCGAGGCCCTCGCCGAGGTCGGGGACCCGGCGAGGTACGACGAGATCGTCTTCTGCGGCTTCGGGGAGCCGTTGCTGCGCCTGGACGAGGTGAAGGAGATCGCGGCGGAGCTGAAGCGCCACGGAGCGCGGGTGCGGGTCAACACGGACGGGCTGGGGAATCTCGTCCACGGCCGGAACGTCCTGCCGGAGCTCGCGGGGGTCGTGGACGCCCTCTCCGTTTCATTGAACGCGCCGGACGCGGAGACGTACGCCCGGATCTGCCCGAACCGGTACGGGGAGGCGTCGTTCGCCGCCCTGCTCGACTTCCTCCGGGAGGCCCCGAGGTTCGTACCAAAGGTGACCGCGACCGCCGTCGCCCTGCCCGGCCTCGACTCCGAGGCGGTCCGCCGCCTCGCCGAGTCGATCCCCGGCGTCTCCTTCCGCCTTCGCGCCTACGACGACCTCGGCTAA
- a CDS encoding methionine--tRNA ligase, producing MKDTFYITTPIYYVNDVPHIGHAYTTIACDALARWHRMLGERVFFLTGTDEHGEKVQKTAAAKGLSPRELADQVVANFLGLTPALTISNTGFIRTTEPRHYASVQDLFRKSLANGDIYLGEYEGWYCVPDEAYWTGLQLVDGNCPTCGRRVEKRKEPSYFFRLSKYQEPLLDYYRKHPGFIRPESRRNEVVAFVEGGLNDLSVSRTSLSWGIPVPEAPGHVIYVWYDALTNYITGLGYPSQTPEFNAFWPADIHMVGKDILRFHAVYWPAFLLSAGIAPPLGVFAHGWWTVEGRKMSKSLGNVVDPYEMVGKYGADAFRYFLLREVSFGLDGDFSEKELIKRANSELADKLGNLLNRSLGMLGKYFAGVVPAPGRSEPADEVLSACGRESVSAVAAAMDEVAFHKALAAIIELVTKGNEYVQAAQPWALAKDPEQRARLGTVLYNALEASRVAALLMAPFTPTAAQKLWEALVPGGGPVEAARIAQAGAWGGLAAGATLPKSCIVFPKIDAEG from the coding sequence GTGAAGGATACGTTCTACATCACGACCCCGATCTACTACGTCAACGACGTCCCCCACATCGGGCACGCCTACACGACGATCGCCTGCGACGCCCTCGCCCGGTGGCACCGGATGCTGGGAGAGCGGGTTTTCTTCCTCACGGGAACGGACGAGCACGGGGAGAAGGTGCAAAAGACCGCCGCGGCGAAAGGCCTCTCCCCCCGCGAACTCGCCGACCAGGTCGTGGCCAACTTCCTGGGCCTCACCCCGGCCCTGACGATCAGCAACACCGGCTTCATCCGCACCACGGAGCCGCGGCACTACGCCTCCGTGCAGGACCTCTTCCGCAAGTCGCTCGCCAACGGCGACATCTACCTGGGCGAGTACGAGGGGTGGTACTGCGTCCCCGACGAGGCGTACTGGACCGGGTTGCAGCTCGTTGACGGGAATTGCCCGACGTGCGGCCGTCGCGTGGAGAAGCGGAAGGAGCCTTCCTACTTCTTCCGCCTGTCGAAGTACCAGGAGCCGCTCCTCGACTACTACCGGAAACACCCGGGGTTCATCCGGCCGGAGAGCCGCCGCAACGAGGTGGTCGCCTTCGTCGAGGGGGGCCTGAACGACCTCTCCGTCTCCCGCACCTCGCTCTCCTGGGGGATCCCCGTGCCCGAGGCGCCGGGACACGTGATCTACGTCTGGTACGACGCCCTCACCAACTACATCACCGGGCTGGGGTACCCTTCGCAGACGCCGGAGTTCAATGCGTTCTGGCCCGCCGACATCCACATGGTGGGGAAGGACATCCTCCGGTTCCACGCCGTCTACTGGCCTGCGTTCCTCCTGTCCGCCGGGATCGCCCCCCCGCTCGGGGTGTTCGCCCACGGATGGTGGACCGTCGAGGGGCGGAAGATGAGCAAGTCGCTCGGGAACGTCGTCGACCCGTACGAGATGGTCGGGAAATACGGGGCGGACGCCTTCCGTTACTTCCTGCTGCGCGAGGTTTCCTTCGGTCTGGACGGTGACTTCTCGGAGAAGGAGCTGATCAAGCGCGCCAACTCGGAACTCGCCGACAAGCTGGGGAACCTGCTGAACCGGTCGCTCGGGATGTTGGGGAAATATTTCGCCGGCGTCGTCCCCGCGCCGGGGCGATCCGAACCCGCGGACGAAGTGCTGTCGGCCTGCGGGCGCGAGAGCGTGTCGGCCGTAGCCGCGGCGATGGACGAGGTGGCGTTCCACAAGGCGCTCGCGGCGATCATCGAGCTCGTGACGAAGGGGAACGAATACGTGCAGGCGGCGCAGCCGTGGGCGCTGGCGAAGGACCCGGAACAGCGCGCCCGGCTGGGGACGGTTCTCTACAACGCCCTCGAGGCGTCCCGGGTGGCCGCGCTTCTGATGGCCCCGTTCACCCCGACCGCGGCGCAGAAGCTGTGGGAAGCCCTCGTCCCCGGGGGCGGGCCGGTCGAGGCGGCGCGGATCGCCCAGGCCGGCGCGTGGGGAGGGCTCGCGGCGGGCGCCACCCTCCCGAAATCGTGCATCGTTTTTCCAAAAATCGACGCCGAAGGCTGA
- a CDS encoding DNA polymerase III subunit delta', whose amino-acid sequence MVEPLSAVVGQERAVALLHRYIDAGAVPQGLLFSGEEGVGKEKTARAFAAALLCRKPGTDGACGSCPDCRLLASGAHPNFFFITPETQFLRIDEIRALREELSLKAFSDRPRVAILCPADRMTPQAANALLKTLEEPPAGAHLILVAHRTSVLMPTIVSRCQRIPFFPLAAGAVAEILSRHPDVGGEHPRPVIVLAAKVSGGSPGRALSLLPRLAEEREAWLALFTKLSPAAAVNLAEKWKGGGDAPGRLAAPLSLVRDLSLLSSGGGADIMNEDLRESLASAAVQRPATGWDAAFRELLSISRMPPQPQKRLMLEAFFFGLHLKG is encoded by the coding sequence ATGGTAGAACCCCTCTCCGCGGTCGTCGGCCAGGAACGGGCCGTAGCCCTCCTGCACCGATACATCGACGCGGGAGCGGTCCCCCAGGGCCTTCTCTTCTCCGGCGAGGAAGGGGTGGGGAAGGAGAAGACCGCCCGGGCGTTCGCCGCCGCCCTTCTCTGCCGGAAGCCCGGGACGGACGGGGCGTGCGGATCGTGTCCCGACTGCCGGCTGCTCGCGTCCGGCGCCCATCCCAACTTCTTTTTCATCACGCCGGAAACGCAGTTCCTCCGGATCGACGAGATCCGCGCGCTGCGGGAGGAACTTTCCCTCAAGGCGTTCTCCGACCGGCCTCGCGTCGCGATCCTTTGCCCCGCCGACCGGATGACACCGCAGGCCGCCAACGCCCTGCTGAAAACGCTCGAGGAGCCCCCGGCCGGCGCACACCTGATCCTGGTGGCCCACAGGACCTCGGTCCTGATGCCCACGATCGTCTCCCGGTGCCAGAGAATCCCTTTCTTCCCGCTCGCCGCCGGCGCGGTGGCGGAGATCCTGTCCCGCCACCCCGACGTGGGGGGGGAGCATCCCCGGCCCGTGATCGTCCTGGCCGCCAAGGTCTCCGGTGGAAGCCCGGGGCGTGCCCTCTCGCTCCTGCCCAGGCTCGCGGAGGAGAGGGAGGCGTGGCTCGCGCTCTTCACGAAGCTTTCCCCGGCAGCGGCGGTCAACCTCGCGGAGAAGTGGAAGGGGGGGGGGGACGCCCCGGGGCGCCTGGCCGCCCCGCTCTCGCTGGTCCGGGATCTGTCCCTCTTATCTTCCGGTGGCGGAGCGGATATAATGAACGAGGATTTGAGGGAGTCCCTCGCGTCCGCGGCGGTCCAACGCCCCGCAACCGGGTGGGACGCGGCGTTCCGGGAGCTCCTGTCGATCTCCCGCATGCCTCCACAGCCACAGAAGCGGCTGATGCTGGAGGCGTTTTTCTTCGGATTGCACTTGAAAGGATGA